The Aggregatilinea lenta genome includes a region encoding these proteins:
- a CDS encoding alpha/beta fold hydrolase, whose amino-acid sequence MDQLGIERAVLAGHSMGGRVVTLIASNHPERVTGLILAAPALAGQSERGIPIPIWLLDVSVVRRWAQIALRQIAPGLVTDLLRDAAHNDAAITPDLVADYRRVLETPGWDLSLLGITRDAEASELPRSLSSLALPVLLVWGAQDAWVSPHAGDTLAAILPDVERVVLGGVGHLPMHETPETFNGAVLDFLERRLAE is encoded by the coding sequence GGTCGTGACGCTGATTGCGTCGAATCACCCTGAGCGCGTCACCGGCTTGATCCTGGCTGCGCCCGCGCTAGCGGGGCAGAGCGAGCGCGGAATTCCGATCCCGATCTGGCTGCTGGATGTGTCCGTGGTGCGACGCTGGGCGCAGATCGCGCTGCGACAGATTGCGCCGGGACTTGTGACCGATCTTCTGCGAGATGCGGCGCACAACGACGCGGCCATCACGCCGGATCTGGTGGCGGACTATCGCCGCGTCCTGGAGACGCCGGGCTGGGACCTGTCGTTGTTGGGCATCACGCGCGATGCGGAGGCGTCCGAGCTGCCGCGTTCCTTGAGCAGCCTCGCGCTGCCGGTGCTGCTGGTGTGGGGCGCGCAGGATGCGTGGGTCTCGCCGCATGCCGGTGATACCCTGGCGGCGATACTGCCGGATGTCGAACGTGTCGTGTTAGGGGGAGTGGGGCACCTGCCCATGCACGAAACACCGGAAACATTCAACGGGGCGGTACTGGACTTCTTGGAGAGGCGACTGGCGGAGTAA
- a CDS encoding GroES family chaperonin, with translation MKIEPLGARVLVLPVEGESQTPGGVLLPETAKEKPQQGTIEAVGSSEEMVTDLKVGDRVLFPKYTGTEIKLNGKTYLLMDESDVLARFNS, from the coding sequence ATGAAGATCGAACCCCTGGGGGCGCGCGTGCTCGTCCTGCCAGTGGAGGGCGAGTCGCAGACACCGGGCGGCGTCCTGCTGCCGGAAACCGCAAAAGAAAAGCCCCAGCAGGGCACGATCGAAGCGGTCGGCAGCTCGGAAGAAATGGTGACCGATCTCAAGGTGGGAGACCGCGTGCTGTTCCCCAAGTATACCGGGACCGAGATCAAACTCAACGGCAAGACGTACCTGCTAATGGATGAAAGCGACGTGCTCGCCCGCTTCAACAGCTAG
- the pdo gene encoding protein disulfide oxidoreductase produces MSLMDTDTQNQVRDLLSTVQSPVMLHLFTQEFECGYCKETRQIAEEVAALSDLVTVEVHDFQADSDFAASLNVDKIPAIAVLEGEKDYGIRFYGIPSGYEFTSFLEAILLVGTGTVELDQTTIAFLDTLEEPLHLQVFVTPTCPYCPRAVTLAHNLAYASSKITADMVEVTEFPHLGNRYQVMGVPRTVIGEEVYVEGAVPEQMLLDKLKAAVQRV; encoded by the coding sequence ATGAGTTTAATGGATACCGACACCCAGAATCAGGTACGTGACCTGCTCTCGACCGTGCAGTCCCCGGTGATGTTGCACCTGTTCACCCAGGAATTTGAGTGCGGCTACTGCAAAGAGACGCGCCAGATCGCGGAAGAAGTCGCGGCCCTGTCCGATCTCGTCACCGTCGAGGTGCACGACTTCCAGGCGGACAGTGACTTCGCCGCGTCGCTCAACGTCGACAAGATCCCGGCCATCGCCGTGCTTGAAGGCGAAAAGGATTATGGCATCCGCTTCTACGGCATCCCGTCCGGGTATGAGTTCACCTCGTTCCTCGAAGCGATTCTACTGGTAGGCACGGGCACCGTCGAGCTGGACCAAACGACGATTGCGTTCCTCGACACGCTCGAAGAACCGCTGCATCTGCAGGTCTTCGTGACGCCCACCTGCCCGTACTGCCCGCGCGCGGTGACCCTCGCGCACAACCTGGCCTACGCGTCAAGTAAGATAACCGCCGACATGGTCGAGGTCACGGAGTTTCCGCACCTGGGCAACCGCTATCAGGTGATGGGCGTGCCGCGCACGGTCATCGGCGAGGAAGTCTACGTCGAAGGGGCCGTGCCGGAGCAAATGCTTCTGGATAAGCTCAAGGCTGCCGTGCAGCGGGTTTAA
- a CDS encoding helix-turn-helix domain-containing protein, protein MPKHHTERPPVEPLRIYSREEVAEILNVSLSTVKRLLASGQLRSSQPEGLRRVFITGQAILDLLASSESPPDPAPDKRKTHGGRS, encoded by the coding sequence ATGCCGAAGCACCACACCGAACGCCCACCCGTCGAGCCGCTGCGCATCTATTCGCGCGAGGAAGTGGCCGAGATCCTCAACGTCAGTCTGAGCACGGTCAAGCGGCTGTTGGCCTCCGGCCAACTGCGGTCCAGCCAGCCCGAGGGGCTGCGCCGGGTTTTCATCACCGGGCAGGCGATTCTCGATCTGCTGGCCTCATCCGAATCGCCACCCGATCCCGCGCCGGACAAACGTAAAACGCACGGGGGCCGCTCCTGA
- a CDS encoding LysM peptidoglycan-binding domain-containing M23 family metallopeptidase, with protein sequence MNPKSWRSRAIAIIIAFIIAITTFFGSTSYTAAQSGDPYNQPAGGMTIHIVQRGENLFRIAMQYGTTVDAISAANGITDPRTIAVGQRLLIPNAQVDATGAQVAHVVQPGDTLDTLTRLYQTSAADLAADNAITNPAQLYVGQPLTIRQGTVTADASESGVPYRVAPGENLYRIALDRGITLNTLLEANDLTLPAAVFPGQRLWIPGSSASAVVADLPLPFAALSVLPTPPVQGQTVEIHVTTTGSGTVSGTFLGDPLTIMAQDATNFYALVGIDRFTTPGIYALVLSAAADGTQSTLTLRVKIDSGGYSSESIVLEPALMDLLNPTITEPEWQRLVQVTSAYTSQRNFSGVMGLPSSGAITSQYGTQRDYNSGALNTFHSGTDFGGAPGSPIVAPAAGIVMLAELLTVRGNATIIDHGWGIYTGYWHQSEIFVKPGDVVAAGQVIGTIGSTGRVTGPHLHWELWVSGVQVDPMQWVRQSFP encoded by the coding sequence ATGAACCCGAAGAGCTGGCGCTCGCGCGCCATTGCTATCATCATCGCCTTCATCATCGCCATCACAACGTTCTTCGGGAGCACGTCCTACACCGCAGCCCAAAGTGGGGACCCCTACAACCAGCCCGCTGGCGGCATGACGATTCACATCGTGCAGCGCGGCGAGAACCTGTTCCGCATTGCGATGCAGTACGGCACAACCGTGGACGCCATCAGCGCGGCAAATGGTATCACCGACCCGCGCACGATCGCGGTCGGGCAGCGGCTGCTGATCCCCAACGCCCAGGTGGATGCAACCGGGGCGCAGGTCGCACACGTCGTCCAGCCAGGCGACACGCTCGACACGCTGACCCGCCTCTACCAGACCAGCGCCGCCGATCTGGCCGCCGACAACGCCATCACCAACCCCGCGCAGCTTTACGTCGGCCAGCCGCTGACCATCCGCCAGGGCACCGTCACCGCCGACGCATCCGAATCCGGCGTGCCCTACCGTGTAGCCCCCGGCGAAAATCTCTACCGCATCGCGCTGGATCGCGGCATCACGCTGAACACACTGCTCGAAGCCAACGACCTGACCCTGCCCGCCGCCGTCTTCCCCGGCCAGCGCCTGTGGATCCCCGGCAGCAGCGCGTCCGCCGTCGTCGCGGATCTACCACTGCCGTTCGCGGCGCTGTCGGTGCTGCCCACGCCGCCGGTCCAGGGGCAGACGGTCGAGATCCACGTCACGACGACCGGCTCCGGCACCGTCAGCGGGACCTTTTTGGGCGATCCGCTCACGATCATGGCGCAGGATGCGACCAACTTTTACGCGCTGGTCGGCATCGACCGCTTCACCACGCCGGGCATCTACGCGCTGGTGCTCAGCGCCGCCGCCGATGGCACGCAGAGCACACTGACGCTGCGCGTCAAAATCGACTCCGGCGGCTATAGCTCAGAATCGATCGTGCTCGAACCGGCGCTGATGGACCTGCTCAACCCAACCATCACCGAGCCGGAATGGCAACGGCTGGTCCAGGTCACCAGCGCCTACACGTCGCAGCGCAACTTCAGCGGCGTGATGGGCCTACCCTCGTCAGGCGCGATCACATCGCAGTACGGCACCCAGCGCGACTACAACAGCGGCGCGCTGAACACCTTCCACAGCGGAACCGACTTCGGCGGTGCGCCCGGCTCGCCCATCGTCGCGCCCGCTGCTGGAATCGTCATGCTGGCCGAGCTACTCACGGTGCGCGGCAACGCAACCATCATCGACCACGGCTGGGGCATCTACACCGGGTACTGGCACCAGAGCGAAATTTTCGTCAAGCCGGGGGATGTCGTCGCGGCGGGGCAGGTCATCGGCACCATCGGCTCAACAGGCCGAGTCACCGGGCCGCACTTACACTGGGAGCTGTGGGTTAGCGGCGTACAGGTGGACCCGATGCAGTGGGTCCGCCAGAGCTTCCCGTAG
- a CDS encoding HEAT repeat domain-containing protein gives MAAPAREELVERLHDSKPKIRRKAVRQLAVTHDPAVVPLLRTAYLGDEDPSVREDARKALAMFKAMELNGGRRPLPVSETALSRVLRILLILFVVSLVANIAWVGINGLGDDDDDSGPTTDRAALISALAERTTQAGEDLKALREEIEHHNETDEVRCEATYHRPQPYALAAADRSAYPDLADIEDLLTPALTDLQRAQTIWDTICQQQSADLIQGLEALKQLDHVSMSLDAIRDALDEALREPTATATAHPSATATQAEATVETAADTPIPAELATLEPGVTPTAAPPTATLTITPTSEPTDTPTITPTPTQTPLPYPNLDYDTILRQLSDRLVILGDLQNTYETGMIDYWNKAQAGQAVSTTFCSLPAWPTYFFWNDAQRAELERPDAADPELAQAVALINSGLDNALPARELFESSCRAQTLATTATQGLPLAEQAVSDFTEAQQLIEQIRGRR, from the coding sequence ATGGCAGCACCCGCACGTGAGGAGTTAGTCGAACGACTCCACGATTCCAAGCCCAAGATTCGCCGCAAGGCAGTCCGCCAGCTAGCCGTCACGCACGATCCAGCCGTGGTGCCGCTGCTGCGAACCGCATACCTGGGCGATGAAGACCCCAGCGTGCGCGAAGACGCGCGCAAGGCGCTGGCGATGTTCAAGGCGATGGAGCTGAACGGCGGACGCCGCCCGCTGCCGGTGAGCGAAACGGCGCTCAGCCGCGTGCTGCGCATCCTGCTGATCCTGTTCGTAGTGTCGCTGGTCGCCAACATCGCGTGGGTGGGCATCAACGGATTGGGCGACGATGATGACGATAGCGGACCCACCACCGACCGCGCCGCCCTGATCAGCGCGCTCGCGGAGCGCACGACTCAGGCAGGTGAAGATTTGAAGGCCCTGCGCGAGGAAATCGAGCACCATAACGAAACCGACGAGGTGCGCTGCGAAGCGACGTACCACCGCCCGCAGCCGTACGCACTGGCTGCCGCCGATCGCAGCGCCTATCCTGATCTGGCGGACATCGAAGACCTGCTCACCCCGGCGCTGACCGACCTACAGCGGGCGCAAACCATCTGGGACACCATCTGCCAGCAGCAGTCCGCCGATCTGATTCAGGGGCTGGAAGCGCTCAAGCAGCTCGACCACGTCAGCATGTCGCTCGACGCGATCCGCGACGCGCTGGACGAGGCTCTGCGCGAGCCAACCGCCACTGCGACGGCGCATCCAAGCGCTACCGCGACCCAGGCCGAGGCAACGGTGGAAACCGCCGCCGACACACCAATCCCTGCGGAACTTGCCACGCTGGAGCCAGGCGTTACGCCGACTGCCGCGCCCCCCACCGCGACGTTGACCATCACGCCGACGTCGGAACCGACTGACACGCCGACGATTACGCCCACACCGACACAGACGCCGCTGCCCTACCCCAACCTGGACTACGACACGATCCTGCGACAGCTTTCCGACCGGCTGGTCATTCTCGGCGATTTGCAAAACACATATGAGACGGGCATGATCGACTATTGGAACAAGGCCCAAGCGGGTCAGGCCGTCAGCACGACGTTTTGCTCACTGCCCGCATGGCCGACCTATTTCTTCTGGAACGACGCGCAGCGCGCCGAGCTTGAACGGCCCGACGCCGCCGATCCCGAACTGGCGCAGGCGGTCGCGCTTATCAATTCCGGGCTGGACAATGCCCTGCCCGCGCGCGAGCTATTCGAATCGTCGTGCCGGGCGCAAACGCTGGCCACGACCGCCACGCAAGGTCTGCCCCTGGCGGAACAGGCCGTATCCGATTTCACCGAGGCACAGCAGTTGATCGAACAAATCCGTGGGCGTCGCTAA
- a CDS encoding SH3 domain-containing protein — protein MQKRPWWTLLLLICLIVLVTACESDETQTPSPQAQSDAALNQPTRTVKPIVSFTPRFTATPLPSTTPFPSSTPRATETLAPPTPTLSPTPSPTPTASGIIRSNQSVNLRDGPGSDQPVVTAVAPGTDVAVLRSKEDDSGATWYEVAVEDDDGNEQRLWVHGSLIDTNYDEIVSGEAFAAEVSDTQVAEDDDTTPSTPSGPTRTPGATPVPGAVNVLAYCTQKAVRPPTPTTNDDVVIEWSWYVANEDLMQQHLDNANYEVTLDDKPLLDWDQYATEIRREAGRWIVYWYYPVGHLEAGEHTITYHLTWNEAITDGYGDFGPGTGTTANDGSCMFTVTEAEQ, from the coding sequence ATGCAGAAGCGTCCTTGGTGGACCCTGTTACTACTCATCTGCCTGATCGTGCTTGTGACGGCCTGCGAATCGGACGAGACGCAAACGCCGTCGCCGCAGGCGCAGAGTGATGCAGCGCTGAATCAGCCAACCCGAACGGTGAAGCCGATCGTCAGCTTCACGCCGCGTTTTACGGCGACGCCCCTACCCAGCACCACGCCCTTCCCGTCCAGCACGCCGCGCGCGACCGAAACGCTCGCCCCGCCAACGCCCACGCTCAGCCCTACGCCCTCGCCCACGCCAACCGCTTCCGGCATCATTCGCTCCAACCAGAGTGTGAACCTGCGTGACGGCCCCGGTTCGGACCAGCCGGTCGTCACCGCCGTTGCGCCAGGCACGGATGTCGCCGTGCTGCGCAGCAAGGAGGATGACAGTGGCGCCACGTGGTACGAGGTCGCAGTGGAAGACGACGACGGTAACGAACAGCGCCTGTGGGTTCACGGCAGCCTGATCGACACGAACTACGACGAGATCGTCTCCGGCGAGGCATTCGCTGCCGAAGTGAGTGACACGCAGGTCGCGGAAGATGACGACACGACGCCCTCGACGCCCAGCGGACCGACCCGCACGCCGGGCGCGACTCCTGTCCCCGGCGCAGTGAACGTCCTGGCCTACTGCACGCAGAAGGCGGTCCGCCCCCCCACGCCGACCACCAACGACGACGTGGTCATCGAGTGGAGCTGGTACGTCGCCAACGAGGATCTCATGCAGCAGCACCTCGACAATGCGAACTATGAGGTCACGCTCGACGATAAACCGCTTCTGGACTGGGACCAATACGCGACCGAAATCCGGCGCGAGGCAGGTCGCTGGATTGTGTACTGGTACTACCCGGTCGGGCACCTGGAAGCCGGGGAGCACACCATCACCTATCACCTGACCTGGAACGAAGCCATCACGGACGGCTACGGCGACTTTGGCCCCGGCACAGGAACCACGGCCAACGACGGCAGCTGTATGTTCACCGTCACGGAAGCGGAACAGTAA
- a CDS encoding response regulator produces the protein MNTDSIRSSPTILVVDDDPSLLKLMGMLLEHIGTKPVLFPDGITALDYLKDNTPHLIILDLMLPDINGLDVLRILRRMEHLNWTPVLILTAYADPDFVRQAMQYGADSYVTKPYLANSLIEHVRLLLNVGHRPSKSVPPPHPDEVL, from the coding sequence GTGAATACGGATTCTATCAGGTCCTCACCTACGATCCTAGTCGTCGATGACGATCCCAGCCTGCTCAAGCTCATGGGGATGCTGCTGGAGCACATCGGCACCAAACCCGTCCTGTTTCCGGACGGCATTACCGCATTGGACTACCTCAAGGATAACACACCTCACCTGATTATTCTCGACCTGATGCTGCCGGATATCAACGGGCTGGATGTCTTGCGTATTTTGCGCCGGATGGAGCATCTCAACTGGACGCCGGTGCTGATCCTGACCGCCTACGCCGATCCCGACTTCGTGCGGCAGGCCATGCAATATGGCGCGGACAGCTACGTCACCAAGCCCTATCTGGCGAACAGTCTCATCGAGCACGTGCGTCTGCTGTTGAACGTGGGTCACCGTCCGTCGAAGTCCGTTCCCCCGCCCCACCCCGACGAAGTCCTCTAG